A section of the Kribbella sp. HUAS MG21 genome encodes:
- a CDS encoding DUF1772 domain-containing protein has product MRAVSLLFAGLFAGFLLGVLVLENSLRGFDPAVYTQVRLVELESLDTLASVTLVPAIVTTLVLVFLARGNDRRLVLLGAALLVVVFATTLAINLPINSDQAGWSVAAPPADWENVRDRWQLAHLARTVAAVTAFVVLLASAVWGGGKKSDDTGRRQPVDEEVVGDRLDGAVLEARRGLRHGQ; this is encoded by the coding sequence GTGCGTGCCGTCAGCCTGCTGTTCGCCGGGCTCTTCGCCGGGTTCCTGCTGGGCGTGCTGGTGCTCGAGAACTCGTTGCGTGGCTTCGACCCCGCGGTCTACACGCAGGTGCGCCTGGTGGAGCTGGAGTCGCTGGACACCTTGGCGTCCGTGACGCTCGTCCCGGCGATCGTGACGACGCTGGTCCTGGTGTTTCTTGCCCGGGGCAATGACCGGCGACTGGTACTGCTGGGTGCCGCGTTGCTGGTCGTGGTGTTCGCGACGACGCTGGCGATCAACCTGCCGATCAACTCGGATCAGGCGGGGTGGTCGGTCGCCGCTCCGCCCGCGGACTGGGAGAACGTCCGCGACCGCTGGCAGCTCGCGCACCTGGCCCGGACGGTCGCGGCCGTCACGGCGTTCGTGGTCCTGCTCGCGTCGGCGGTGTGGGGTGGCGGGAAGAAATCAGATGACACCGGCCGCCGTCAGCCGGTCGACGAGGAGGTCGTGGGAGACCGCCTGGACGGTGCGGTTCTCGAAGCCCGTCGTGGTCTGCGCCATGGTCAGTGA
- a CDS encoding aminoglycoside phosphotransferase family protein: MDTYDVTRATAAATSIATAQGLPADNAIVLHNSNKLALRLTPSDVFARVAPVGQEVAEFEIELAQRLADAGSPVATLEPRVEPLVYKHDGFAITLWTYYEPAASHLTPAEYAEALEQLHAGMRKVELPSPRFTDRVAEAEETVENPDRSPKLADADRAFLIRTLRDVRQAIDDRGAAEQLLHGEPHPGNVLSTKNGALFIDFETCCRGPVEFDLAHVPDAVCKHYPNVDQKLLDDCRQLVLAMVAAWRWDHTDQFPNSRQFGNELLHSLRQGPPWPTLDTLAKRLNLP; encoded by the coding sequence ATGGACACGTACGACGTGACGCGCGCTACCGCGGCCGCAACTTCGATCGCCACGGCGCAGGGTCTGCCGGCCGACAACGCGATCGTGCTGCACAACTCGAACAAGCTGGCCTTGCGCCTGACGCCGTCCGACGTCTTCGCCCGGGTCGCGCCCGTGGGGCAAGAGGTTGCTGAGTTCGAGATCGAACTCGCTCAACGCCTCGCGGACGCCGGATCCCCGGTCGCAACGCTGGAGCCTCGGGTGGAGCCGCTGGTGTACAAGCACGACGGCTTCGCGATCACCCTCTGGACGTACTACGAGCCGGCGGCATCTCACCTCACCCCAGCCGAGTACGCCGAGGCGCTGGAGCAGCTGCACGCAGGCATGCGCAAGGTGGAGCTGCCGAGCCCGCGGTTCACGGATCGAGTCGCGGAAGCGGAAGAGACCGTCGAGAACCCGGACCGCTCACCGAAACTCGCCGACGCGGATCGTGCGTTCCTCATCCGCACGCTGCGAGACGTACGCCAGGCAATCGACGATCGTGGCGCCGCAGAACAACTACTCCACGGCGAACCGCATCCAGGCAATGTGCTCAGTACGAAGAACGGCGCACTGTTCATCGACTTCGAGACCTGCTGCCGAGGCCCGGTCGAGTTCGACCTGGCCCACGTACCGGACGCGGTCTGCAAGCACTACCCGAACGTCGACCAGAAACTCCTGGACGACTGCCGCCAACTAGTCCTCGCGATGGTCGCAGCCTGGCGCTGGGACCACACCGACCAGTTCCCGAACAGCAGACAATTCGGAAACGAACTCCTCCACTCCCTCCGCCAAGGCCCACCCTGGCCAACCCTCGACACCCTCGCCAAACGCCTCAACCTTCCCTAG
- a CDS encoding NAD(P)H-binding protein, with protein MRITVFGATGGIGGHVVRQALDAGHKVTAVVRTSSAFEVQHPSLEVVRVPGLDAAEPLREAVDGSTAVISGVGPRGRKSGPVASRSTKSILAAMEAAGVRRFVAVSAAPLGPIPPDESFLNRRVVHPLINAFAAEVYADLRVMEADIAGSATEWTIVRPPKLTGKPLTGRYRTVVGGTVTKGYLISRADVAHLMLAVLANPATVAQPVGVAY; from the coding sequence ATGAGGATCACGGTGTTCGGCGCGACGGGCGGGATCGGCGGGCACGTCGTACGGCAGGCGCTCGACGCGGGGCACAAGGTGACGGCGGTGGTGCGTACGTCGTCCGCGTTCGAGGTGCAGCATCCGTCGCTGGAGGTCGTCCGGGTGCCGGGGCTGGACGCCGCGGAGCCGTTGCGGGAGGCCGTCGACGGGAGTACGGCGGTGATCTCCGGCGTCGGGCCGCGCGGGCGCAAGTCCGGGCCGGTCGCGTCCCGCAGTACGAAATCGATCCTCGCGGCGATGGAGGCGGCCGGGGTACGGCGGTTCGTCGCGGTCAGCGCCGCGCCGCTCGGGCCGATCCCGCCGGACGAGAGCTTCCTGAACCGGCGGGTGGTGCACCCGCTGATCAACGCGTTCGCCGCCGAGGTGTACGCCGACCTGCGCGTGATGGAAGCGGACATCGCCGGCAGCGCCACGGAGTGGACGATCGTGCGCCCGCCGAAACTCACCGGCAAGCCGCTGACGGGCCGCTACCGCACAGTCGTAGGCGGCACCGTCACCAAGGGCTACCTGATCTCCCGCGCCGACGTCGCCCACCTGATGCTCGCCGTACTCGCCAACCCGGCAACCGTCGCCCAACCGGTCGGCGTGGCGTACTGA
- a CDS encoding phosphoribosyl-ATP diphosphatase: protein MKTFEELFAELDEKARTRPEGSGTVAALDAGVHAIGKKLVEEAAESWMAAEYESKDRAAEELSQLLYHAQVMMHALGLDLDDVYRHL, encoded by the coding sequence ATGAAGACATTCGAGGAGCTGTTCGCCGAGCTGGACGAGAAGGCGCGGACGCGGCCGGAGGGTTCCGGGACCGTGGCGGCGCTGGATGCCGGCGTGCACGCGATCGGCAAGAAGCTGGTCGAAGAGGCCGCCGAGTCCTGGATGGCCGCCGAGTACGAGAGCAAGGACCGGGCCGCGGAGGAGCTGTCCCAGCTGCTGTACCACGCCCAGGTGATGATGCACGCGCTCGGCCTGGACCTCGACGACGTGTACCGACATCTGTAG
- the hisG gene encoding ATP phosphoribosyltransferase, which produces MLRVAVPNKGSLSEAATEMLSEAGYKQRRTTKDLTLTDAANEVEFYYLRPRDIAVYVGEGTLDVGISGRDLVLDSHADAEVIMGLGFGSSTFRFAGRPGVAESVKDLAGKRIATSYAGVLQDHLAENGVDASVVRLDGAVESAVQLGVADVIADVVETGTTLRQAGLEVFGDPILQSEAVLIKRLGVETPPNGLHQLVRRLEGVLIARNYVMMDYDIRAEDVDAATAVAPGLESPTISPLHRQGWVAVRVMVQRAEAQRLMDQLWEVGARAILTTDIHACRI; this is translated from the coding sequence ATGCTGCGCGTCGCAGTACCGAACAAGGGCTCGCTGAGCGAAGCCGCCACCGAAATGCTGTCCGAGGCCGGCTACAAGCAGCGCCGGACCACCAAGGACCTGACTCTGACCGACGCGGCCAACGAGGTCGAGTTCTACTACCTCCGGCCGCGGGACATCGCCGTGTACGTCGGCGAGGGCACGCTCGACGTCGGCATCTCCGGCCGTGACCTGGTGCTCGACTCGCACGCGGACGCCGAGGTGATCATGGGCCTCGGCTTCGGCTCCTCCACGTTCCGGTTCGCCGGGCGGCCGGGGGTCGCGGAGTCGGTGAAGGACCTGGCCGGCAAGCGGATCGCCACGTCGTACGCCGGGGTACTCCAGGACCACCTCGCCGAGAACGGTGTCGACGCCTCGGTCGTCCGCCTGGACGGCGCGGTCGAGTCGGCCGTGCAGCTGGGCGTCGCGGACGTGATCGCGGACGTCGTCGAGACCGGTACGACGCTGCGCCAGGCCGGCCTGGAGGTGTTCGGGGACCCGATCCTGCAGTCCGAGGCGGTGCTGATCAAACGCCTCGGCGTCGAGACCCCGCCGAACGGCCTGCACCAGCTGGTCCGGCGGCTCGAGGGCGTCCTGATCGCACGCAACTACGTGATGATGGACTACGACATCCGCGCCGAGGACGTCGACGCGGCCACGGCGGTCGCGCCCGGCCTGGAGTCGCCGACGATCTCCCCGCTGCACCGGCAGGGCTGGGTCGCCGTCCGCGTGATGGTGCAGCGGGCCGAGGCGCAGCGCCTGATGGACCAGTTGTGGGAGGTGGGAGCTCGTGCCATCCTCACCACCGACATCCACGCCTGCCGGATCTGA
- a CDS encoding MarR family transcriptional regulator gives MSDPRHRRRTGNEIKTALRDLRIQLALLNHQIGGKLALKDVDLDCLDVLARNGPLTPSALARQAGLHPATLTGILDRLERGGWIARDRARADRRSVTIRVLPDRGTEVFRLYRPMIGAMDDVLADYSDEELTLIADFLRRSTEAGQRANGELAQE, from the coding sequence ATGAGTGACCCGCGCCACCGCCGCCGGACCGGGAACGAGATCAAGACCGCGCTCCGCGACCTGCGCATCCAGCTCGCCCTGCTGAACCACCAGATCGGCGGCAAGCTGGCGCTGAAGGACGTCGACCTGGACTGCCTCGACGTCCTTGCCCGGAACGGCCCGCTCACCCCGAGCGCGCTCGCCCGCCAGGCCGGCCTGCATCCGGCGACGTTGACCGGCATCCTGGACCGCCTCGAACGCGGCGGCTGGATCGCCCGCGACCGCGCCCGGGCGGACCGGCGCAGCGTGACGATCCGCGTGCTTCCGGACCGCGGCACCGAGGTGTTCCGGCTGTACCGGCCGATGATCGGCGCGATGGACGACGTCCTCGCGGACTACAGCGACGAGGAGCTCACGCTGATCGCGGACTTCCTGCGGCGCAGTACGGAGGCCGGGCAGCGCGCCAACGGTGAGCTGGCTCAGGAGTAG
- a CDS encoding WYL domain-containing protein, producing the protein MRSSRLLSILLLLQTRRQLTARELADELEVSLRTIYRDVEALAAAGVPVYADQGRAGGYRLVEGYRTRLTGLTEQEAAALFLVGMPGAAAALGLTAETSAAELKLLAALAPDQRDRAGRLKNRFHLDLPAWYQDAEDSPHLSAVADAVLHDRRVKVRYRRWEAPREVERTLEPYGLVLKNGSWYVVAATPGGLRTYRVSNILELTATDEEFERAADFNLVRFWQEHLEGFDKTRFTAEAVVKVSPRLAAKMYDVSYPALVKAVTAATPEADGSVTVTIPIESVANAAASLSRFGDAIEVLRPAELRAELRDLGTKLRDLYS; encoded by the coding sequence ATGCGTTCGAGCCGGCTGTTGTCGATCCTGCTGTTGCTGCAGACGCGCCGGCAGCTGACCGCACGCGAACTCGCCGACGAGCTCGAGGTCTCGCTCCGGACGATCTATCGCGACGTCGAGGCGCTCGCGGCCGCCGGTGTCCCGGTGTACGCCGACCAAGGCCGAGCCGGCGGGTATCGCCTGGTGGAGGGGTACCGCACCCGCCTCACCGGGCTTACCGAACAGGAGGCCGCCGCACTCTTCCTGGTCGGCATGCCCGGCGCCGCCGCCGCGCTCGGGCTCACTGCCGAGACCAGCGCCGCCGAGCTCAAGCTCCTTGCCGCGCTCGCACCCGACCAGCGGGATCGCGCCGGCCGCCTGAAGAACCGCTTCCACCTCGACCTGCCCGCCTGGTACCAGGACGCCGAGGACTCGCCCCACCTCTCCGCCGTCGCCGACGCCGTACTCCACGACCGCCGCGTCAAGGTGCGGTACCGCCGCTGGGAGGCGCCCCGCGAGGTCGAGCGCACCCTCGAGCCGTACGGTCTCGTCCTGAAGAACGGCAGCTGGTACGTCGTCGCGGCCACGCCCGGCGGCTTGCGCACGTACCGCGTCTCCAACATCCTCGAGCTCACCGCCACCGACGAGGAGTTCGAGCGCGCCGCCGACTTCAACCTCGTACGGTTCTGGCAGGAACACCTGGAGGGCTTCGACAAGACCCGCTTTACCGCCGAGGCCGTCGTCAAGGTGTCACCCCGCCTCGCCGCCAAGATGTACGACGTCTCGTACCCGGCGCTCGTGAAGGCGGTGACGGCCGCAACGCCCGAAGCGGACGGCAGCGTCACCGTGACCATCCCGATCGAGTCGGTCGCGAACGCCGCCGCGTCGCTCAGCCGCTTCGGCGACGCGATCGAAGTACTGCGACCAGCGGAGCTGCGGGCCGAGCTCCGCGACCTCGGCACGAAGCTGCGCGACCTCTACTCCTGA
- a CDS encoding MBL fold metallo-hydrolase, producing MLQHLTGRVWLYPHDPDPEAIRPSVAVIADDRGSVLVDAGNSPEHARTIGTAIEAAGLPAPKWLVYTHHHWDHTWGACAWPDVTVVAHATAVDLLTAEADRPWSHRYLRDQVEANPKLGPSFRARALAVADWADFRIVVPHQTFDEALALPTGVVLRHVGGNHAPDSTIVLADGVALLGDAFYPPPYHVRTPEDAPDYAMIKRLLSERHAWYVDAHSPPRRLSEALAQSG from the coding sequence ATGCTGCAGCACCTGACCGGTCGGGTCTGGCTCTACCCGCACGACCCGGACCCGGAGGCGATCCGCCCGTCCGTCGCCGTGATCGCGGACGACCGCGGCAGCGTCCTCGTCGACGCCGGCAACAGCCCCGAGCACGCCCGCACGATCGGTACGGCGATCGAGGCCGCCGGCCTGCCCGCGCCGAAATGGCTCGTCTACACCCACCACCACTGGGACCACACCTGGGGCGCCTGCGCCTGGCCCGACGTCACCGTCGTCGCCCACGCCACCGCCGTCGACCTCCTGACCGCCGAAGCCGACCGCCCGTGGAGCCACCGCTACCTCCGCGACCAGGTCGAGGCCAACCCCAAACTAGGCCCCAGCTTCCGCGCCCGGGCCCTCGCCGTCGCGGACTGGGCCGACTTCCGCATCGTCGTACCGCACCAGACCTTCGACGAGGCCCTCGCCCTCCCCACCGGCGTCGTACTCCGTCACGTCGGCGGCAACCACGCGCCCGACTCCACGATCGTCCTGGCCGACGGCGTGGCCCTCCTCGGCGACGCCTTCTACCCACCGCCGTACCACGTCCGCACCCCGGAAGACGCCCCGGACTACGCGATGATCAAGCGCCTACTGTCCGAACGCCACGCCTGGTACGTCGACGCCCACTCGCCCCCACGCCGCCTGTCCGAGGCGCTCGCCCAGTCCGGCTAG
- a CDS encoding PH domain-containing protein, which yields MAQSEPRPAGDRLFTFHPRIVALMAGGMGLSLIAVFGVIWFRLSPEDQATFSWFQRITLLAFFGAVLWILYRMSTLRVTAYPDRLRVRNVFKSYTLRWSEITALRFRPGDAWLQLFDADDNRLGILAVQAAEGARASRAAKELAAVARDHGAGPRPRPEN from the coding sequence ATGGCCCAGTCCGAGCCCAGACCCGCCGGCGACCGGCTGTTCACGTTCCATCCGCGGATCGTGGCGTTGATGGCCGGTGGGATGGGGTTGTCGCTGATCGCCGTCTTCGGCGTGATCTGGTTCCGGCTGTCCCCGGAGGACCAGGCGACGTTCAGCTGGTTCCAGCGGATCACGCTGCTGGCGTTCTTCGGCGCGGTGCTGTGGATCCTGTACCGGATGTCGACGCTGCGCGTGACGGCGTACCCGGACCGGCTACGGGTGCGGAACGTCTTCAAGTCGTACACGCTGCGCTGGTCCGAGATCACCGCGCTGCGGTTCCGGCCGGGCGACGCGTGGCTGCAGCTGTTCGACGCCGACGACAACCGGCTCGGCATCCTCGCGGTGCAGGCTGCCGAGGGTGCGCGGGCGAGCCGCGCCGCGAAAGAACTCGCGGCGGTCGCCCGCGACCACGGCGCCGGACCTAGACCGAGACCTGAAAACTAG
- a CDS encoding aminoglycoside phosphotransferase family protein, with the protein MHTPTPEDIAGRFELGTPYGDLVHVRRGDTDAWRLDTSRGSYFVKGYFAATGGQFHGEHLSDQLAAAMAFERRALEAGVDMPEPITPTEPDLGWVARIEDRLFRVHRWIEHSTSESDVSTWLGRTMLKVHRLRPVGAVGLPDWWRQAVHPPATWDRWVADARRRDLAWAGLLGDTMPHIRAVTERIAGICDIAPDVVTTHGDFKTHNIVMSPEGPVLVDWDSVRTDSAALEAGRVAYIFGAGEPDPVRRILAAYVASGGDISWPGPDLFLSVSRNQVQVLSEQIRVSLGEAPAPRWMGARPAIDAAITHTLRTLPTNLAHLRHLTSTLDNLA; encoded by the coding sequence GTGCACACGCCGACGCCGGAAGACATCGCCGGACGGTTCGAGCTGGGCACGCCGTACGGCGACCTTGTCCATGTCCGGCGGGGCGATACCGACGCGTGGCGGCTCGACACCTCGCGCGGAAGCTACTTCGTCAAGGGGTACTTCGCGGCGACGGGCGGACAGTTCCACGGTGAGCACCTGTCCGACCAGTTGGCTGCCGCGATGGCGTTCGAACGGCGGGCGCTCGAGGCCGGTGTGGACATGCCTGAGCCGATCACCCCGACCGAGCCGGACCTGGGTTGGGTGGCGCGGATCGAGGACCGGCTGTTCCGGGTCCACCGATGGATCGAGCACTCGACGTCCGAGTCCGATGTCTCGACCTGGCTCGGCCGGACGATGCTGAAGGTTCATCGGCTGCGGCCGGTCGGCGCGGTCGGCCTGCCCGACTGGTGGCGGCAAGCAGTTCATCCGCCCGCGACCTGGGACCGATGGGTCGCTGATGCGCGACGTCGCGACCTCGCCTGGGCGGGACTGCTTGGAGACACCATGCCGCACATTCGCGCGGTCACCGAGCGCATCGCCGGCATCTGCGACATCGCCCCGGACGTCGTGACAACGCACGGCGACTTCAAGACCCACAACATTGTCATGTCTCCCGAGGGTCCCGTACTGGTCGACTGGGACAGCGTGCGCACCGACAGCGCAGCCCTCGAAGCCGGGCGGGTCGCGTACATCTTCGGCGCCGGCGAACCCGATCCGGTACGGCGGATCCTCGCCGCGTACGTCGCCTCCGGCGGAGACATCAGTTGGCCCGGCCCGGACCTCTTCCTCAGCGTGTCCCGAAACCAGGTCCAGGTCCTCAGCGAGCAGATCCGCGTCTCACTCGGCGAGGCCCCGGCACCCCGCTGGATGGGCGCCAGACCCGCGATCGACGCCGCCATAACTCACACCCTGCGAACCCTTCCCACCAACCTCGCCCACCTGCGCCACCTCACCTCCACCCTCGACAACCTCGCCTAG
- a CDS encoding P1 family peptidase, translating into MQTPRRVRDLGITVGTLPTGPLNALTDVPGVRVGQTTITGDGLNTGVTAIVPEGWEDTLPAAVAVGNGYGKLIGSTQVDELGVIETPILLTGTLSTFRVADALITWLLDRNPHATSLNPVVGETNDAHLSDIRRRPITPDHVHTALNTASSALPAEGCAGAGTGTSALGFKAGIGTASRVVGDPGAGGGVVGALVQANFSGLLTVLGAPVPAPGIDADGNSCMIVVGTDLPLDARQLGRLARRAIFAMARVGSDYAPGSGDYAIAFSTSRTPNYADRDLRTPFQAVTESVEEALLNSLTMAQTTTGFENRTVQAVSHDLLVDRLTAAGVI; encoded by the coding sequence ATGCAGACACCACGGAGGGTCCGCGACCTCGGCATCACGGTCGGCACGCTGCCCACCGGGCCGCTCAATGCACTGACCGACGTACCTGGGGTGCGGGTCGGCCAGACGACGATCACCGGGGACGGGCTGAACACCGGGGTGACCGCGATCGTGCCGGAGGGCTGGGAGGACACGTTGCCGGCCGCGGTTGCGGTGGGCAACGGGTACGGGAAGCTGATCGGGAGTACGCAGGTGGACGAGCTCGGGGTGATCGAGACGCCGATCCTGCTCACCGGGACCCTCAGCACGTTCCGCGTCGCCGACGCGCTGATCACCTGGCTCCTGGACCGCAACCCGCACGCCACCAGCCTCAACCCGGTGGTCGGCGAAACCAACGACGCCCACCTCTCCGACATCCGCCGCCGCCCGATCACCCCGGACCACGTCCACACCGCCCTGAACACCGCGTCGTCAGCCCTCCCCGCCGAAGGCTGCGCAGGAGCCGGCACCGGCACCTCCGCCCTCGGCTTCAAAGCCGGCATCGGTACCGCCTCCCGGGTCGTCGGCGATCCGGGCGCAGGCGGCGGGGTTGTTGGGGCGTTGGTGCAGGCGAACTTCTCGGGGTTGTTGACGGTGCTCGGGGCGCCGGTGCCGGCTCCGGGGATTGATGCTGACGGCAACTCGTGCATGATCGTTGTCGGGACCGATCTGCCGTTGGACGCCCGCCAGCTCGGGCGGCTCGCGCGCCGGGCGATCTTCGCGATGGCTCGCGTCGGCTCCGACTACGCCCCCGGCAGCGGCGACTACGCGATCGCCTTCAGCACCAGCCGTACGCCGAACTACGCCGACCGCGACCTCCGCACCCCGTTCCAGGCCGTCACCGAATCCGTCGAGGAGGCCCTCCTCAACTCACTGACCATGGCGCAGACCACGACGGGCTTCGAGAACCGCACCGTCCAGGCGGTCTCCCACGACCTCCTCGTCGACCGGCTGACGGCGGCCGGTGTCATCTGA